From Cygnus atratus isolate AKBS03 ecotype Queensland, Australia chromosome 1, CAtr_DNAZoo_HiC_assembly, whole genome shotgun sequence, the proteins below share one genomic window:
- the LOC118258059 gene encoding calmodulin, striated muscle, with protein sequence MAERLSEEQIAEFKEAFSLFDRDGDGCITTKELGTVMRSLGQNPTEAELQDMVGEVDADGSGTIDFPEFLSLMARKMRDSDSEEEIREAFRVFDKDGNGYISAAELRHVMTNLGEKLTDEEVDEMIKEADCNNDGQVNYEEFVRMMTEK encoded by the coding sequence ATGGCCGAGCGGCTGTCGGAGGAGCAGATCGCCGAGTTCAAGGAGGCTTTTTCCCTTTTCGACCGGGACGGCGACGGCTGCATCACCACCAAGGAGCTGGGCACCGTCATGCGCTCACTGGGGCAGAACCCCACCGAGGCGGAGCTGCAGGACATGGTGGGCGAGGTGGACGCCGACGGCAGCGGCACCATCGACTTCCCCGAGTTCCTCTCGCTGATGGCGAGGAAGATGAGGGACTCGGACAGCGAGGAGGAGATCCGCGAGGCCTTCCGCGTCTTCGACAAGGACGGCAACGGCTACATCAGCGCGGCGGAGCTGCGGCACGTCATGACCAACCTGGGCGAGAAGCTGACGGACGAGGAGGTGGACGAGATGATCAAGGAGGCTGACTGCAACAACGATGGGCAGGTCAACTACGAGGAGTTCGTGAGGATGATGACGGAGAAGTGA